A stretch of Henckelia pumila isolate YLH828 chromosome 4, ASM3356847v2, whole genome shotgun sequence DNA encodes these proteins:
- the LOC140864077 gene encoding probable LRR receptor-like serine/threonine-protein kinase At2g16250 — MVHQWKRVVFVSLALVFLLSGYTLSQQLLVSRQERLALLQLRSSLGLRSKEWPVKSDPCTQWAGIQCKNGRVTGINVSGFRRTRRGSQNPQFSVDALRNLTLLSTFNASNFALPGPIPEWFGLSLASLRVLDLSSCLINGSIPFSVGNLNSLVVLNLSGNNLAGTVPSNLGRLFRLSELDLSKNGLTGSIPETFTDLGNLTLIDMSLNSLSGAIPPSIGTLSSLQFLNLSGNSFSSSIPARLGDLTSLVDLDLGSNLLSGPVPADLRGLRNLQRIQIGNNFLSGPIPGNLFPPLAHLQFLVLSHNNFSGDFPNVLWSIPSLQFLDVSVNNFTGVLPDASSIANASVAVFNISENLFYGNLTPLVRRFSFIDMAGNYFEGPVPVYARGNTYLIRNCHRNMTVQRNVTECASFYAARNLVFDNFGDPNVTQPPPPSPPQSKKKSHKSVIIFASIFGGVGFLALVISIIVLLIICTRKRDTTNQRGISVGPVPAGESPPPLGASLNFSSLGDAFAYQQILQATSEFSNVNLIKNGHSGDLFHGILEGGMPVVIKRIDLHSSVKDAAYLSELELLSKVSHPRLVPLLGHCLENENEKFIVYKHMPYADLSSSLFKKKNSDEESLQSLDWITRLKIAIGIAEGLSYLHNECTPPLVHRDVQANSILLDDKYEVRLGSLSEVCAQEAETHQNRISRLLRLPQASDTGASGTPNASCAYDVYCFGKVLLELVTGKLGISSSTDATTKGWLDAALEYIDIHNKELVTNIVDQSLIIDEDLLEEVWAMAIIARSCLNPKPSQRPLMRYILKALENPLKVVREENTGSARLRTTSSRGSWNTAFFGSWRHSSSDAAAMPAVASNKVEGASSFKNSGTTGSQGSGQNGDGNGRSFSTKRHSKEIVPNED; from the exons ATGGTGCATCAGTGGAAAAGGGTAGTGTTTGTGAGTTTAGCGCTGGTTTTCTTGTTGTCTGGTTATACTTTATCGCAGCAATTACTGGTTTCTAGGCAAGAAAGATTGGCTTTGCTGCAGTTGAGATCTTCTTTGGGTTTGAGGAGCAAAGAGTGGCCTGTAAAGTCGGACCCGTGTACTCAATGGGCGGGTATACAGTGCAAAAATGGCAGGGTTACGGGGATCAATGTTTCAGGGTTCAGGAGAACAAGGAGGGGAAGTCAAAACCCTCAATTTTCAGTGGATGCACTTCGAAATTTGACACTGCTGTCTACCTTCAATGCATCGAATTTTGCGCTTCCGGGGCCGATTCCTGAGTGGTTTGGATTGAGTCTTGCCTCTCTCCGAGTGCTTGATCTTAGTTCTTGTTTGATCAATGGTTCTATTCCATTTAGTGTAGGCAATTTGAATAGCTTAGTTGTATTGAATTTGTCTGGTAATAATCTTGCTGGCACGGTTCCTTCGAATTTAGGTAGGTTGTTTCGGCTGTCTGAGCTTGATCTTTCGAAGAATGGACTTACAGGTTCGATTCCAGAGACTTTTACTGATCTTGGGAACCTTACTTTGATTGATATGTCTTTGAATTCCTTGTCTGGGGCGATACCACCAAGCATTGGAACATTGTCTAGTTTGCAGTTTCTGAATCTTTCAGGAAACAGTTTTTCGTCGTCTATTCCTGCCCGACTAGGTGATCTAACTAGTCTAGTTGACCTTGATCTTGGCTCCAATTTGCTATCAGGGCCGGTGCCTGCGGATTTGAGAGGGTTGAGAAATTTGCAGCGAATTCAGATTGGGAACAATTTTTTATCAGGACCAATACCTGGTAACCTGTTTCCTCCATTGGCTCATTTGCAGTTTTTGGTTTTGAGTCATAATAACTTCAGTGGTGATTTTCCAAATGTGCTGTGGTCGATTCCCTCGTTGCAATTTCTTGATGTGTCTGTGAATAATTTTACTGGTGTGCTACCTGATGCTAGTTCAATTGCCAATGCTAGTGTGGCGGTGTTTAACATTTCCGAGAATTTGTTCTATGGGAATCttacacctctagttaggaggTTCAGCTTTATCGACATGGCGGGAAATTATTTCGAGGGTCCAGTTCCAGTTTATGCTCGTGGCAACACATATTTAATTAGGAATTGCCATCGAAATATGACTGTTCAGAGGAATGTAACAGAATGTGCTTCATTCTATGCCGCCAGGAACCTGGTATTTGATAATTTTGGAGATCCGAATGTCACACAACCTCCTCCTCCTTCACCTCCTCAATCCAAGAAAAAGAGCCACAAATCAGTTATAATTTTTGCTTCAATTTTCGGAGGTGTCGGGTTCCTTGCACTTGTAATATCTATTATTGTGCTGCTGATCATATGCACTCGGAAGAGGGACACAACAAACCAACGAGGTATTAGTGTGGGACCTGTTCCAGCAGGTGAAAGTCCTCCACCTCTTGGAGCATCACTGAACTTTTCGAGTCTTGGCGATGCATTTGCATATCAGCAGATTCTCCAAGCCACGAGTGAATTTAGCAATGTGAATCTAATCAAGAATGGCCATTCTGGTGATCTATTCCATGGAATACTCGAAGGTGGGATGCCCGTGGTGATAAAAAGAATAGATCTGCATTCATCGGTCAAGGATGCAGCATACCTTTCAGAGCTCGAACTTTTAAGCAAAGTTTCCCATCCTAGATTGGTCCCTCTTTTAGGGCATTGCTTGGAGAATGAGAATGAGAAGTTCATTGTTTACAAACATATGCCTTATGCGGACTTGTCAAGCTCTttgtttaagaaaaaaaattcggATGAAGAGAGTTTACAATCACTTGATTGGATAACGAGACTCAAAATTGCAATTGGAATTGCCGAGGGTCTGTCTTACCTGCATAACGAGTGTACGCCACCACTTGTTCATAG GGATGTTCAAGCCAACAGCATACTTCTTGATGATAAATATGAAGTAAGGCTGGGGAGTTTGAGTGAAGTTTGTGCTCAAGAAGCTGAAACTCATCAGAATAGAATCTCAAGATTGCTGCGGTTGCCACA GGCATCGGATACAGGTGCTTCAG GTACTCCTAATGCATCATGTGCATACGATGTATACTGCTTTGGGAAGGTCTTACTTGAGCTCGTAACAGGGAAGCTCGGCATTAGTTCATCTACCGATGCCACCACGAAGGGGTGGTTAGACGCAGCCTTAGAGTACATAGATATACACAACAAAGAACTCGTCACAAACATAGTTGATCAATCATTAATCATAGACGAGGATCTGTTAGAGGAAGTATGGGCCATGGCGATTATAGCCAGATCTTGTCTTAATCCTAAGCCCAGTCAACGTCCCTTGATGCGATACATTCTTAAAGCTCTCGAAAACCCTTTGAAAGTTGTAAGAGAAGAAAACACTGGCTCAGCGAGGCTTAGAACCACCTCCTCTAGAGGATCGTGGAACACTGCTTTTTTTGGCAGTTGGCGCCATAGTTCTTCAGATGCTGCTGCCATGCCAGCCGTTGCTTCCAACAAAGTAGAAGGAGCTAGCAGTTTTAAGAATTCTGGGACGACTGGTTCTCAAGGGAGCGGCCAAAATGGGGATGGCAATGGCCGTTCTTTTTCAACTAAACGGCACTCAAAGGAAATTGTTCCGAATGAGGATTAG